A window of Litoribacterium kuwaitense genomic DNA:
TTAAAGTCTGACCGTGGACAGACGTGTAGGCAACAGGCCAAGGATGTAGACCACGAATGAGCGCCTCAACTTTCCGGTGATTCTGACTCCAGTCTATTTTTTCATCTTCTCGGCTAATGTTATACGCAAAAGTTGCTTCTTCATCAATTTGCGGCTGAGCGTCGATACGCCTTTCCCAAATGGCGGGCAAGATTTCCTCAAGTAGCGCTGCACCACAGGCGCTTAATTTATCATGTAACATACCAACGTGATCGGTCGCTTCAATTGGAATAGATCTTTGCGCTAACACAGGGCCTGCATCGAGCTTTGGGGTCATATACATAATAGAAATACCCGTTTCTTTCTTTTGCTGAATGATCGCATAATGAATTGGTGCGCCGCCGCGTAATTCTGGTAAAAGCGAGGCATGCACATTAATACAGCCAAAAGGTGGTGCGTCTAATAATTCTTTCGGCACGAGCTGCCCATAAGCGGCTGTCACGATTAAGTCTGGTTCGTAGCTTAAAACCGCCTTTAGCTCCTCTTCGGCGCGTATTCGCTCAGGTTGTAAAACCGGGATTT
This region includes:
- the fmt gene encoding methionyl-tRNA formyltransferase, yielding MFMGTPDFSVPILQMLLNQSDSEVVAVVTQPDRPKGRRRVLTPSPVKEEALKHQIPVLQPERIRAEEELKAVLSYEPDLIVTAAYGQLVPKELLDAPPFGCINVHASLLPELRGGAPIHYAIIQQKKETGISIMYMTPKLDAGPVLAQRSIPIEATDHVGMLHDKLSACGAALLEEILPAIWERRIDAQPQIDEEATFAYNISREDEKIDWSQNHRKVEALIRGLHPWPVAYTSVHGQTLKVWWAVLSGETTGESPGTILRITKEGIDVACGDQTVLTLTELQPAGKKRMNATDYARGKTSPLQPGVQLGELY